In the Novosphingobium sp. 9 genome, one interval contains:
- a CDS encoding site-specific integrase encodes MKMRKRHEVPLSKQAIAIINEMAPLRNGPYVFPTFHTGRRPISENTVNGALRRIGYKGKMTAHGFRSMASTLLNESSKWNPDAIEAALAHKVGNTTRATYNRGTYWSERVEMMQWWSDWLDELRAKGA; translated from the coding sequence ATGAAAATGCGAAAGCGGCATGAGGTTCCGCTCTCGAAGCAGGCGATCGCCATCATCAACGAGATGGCACCGTTGCGAAATGGCCCGTACGTGTTTCCGACGTTTCACACGGGCCGTCGCCCTATCTCGGAGAACACTGTCAACGGCGCGCTTCGCCGGATCGGATATAAAGGCAAAATGACTGCCCACGGTTTTCGCTCCATGGCCAGCACGTTGCTGAACGAGTCGAGCAAGTGGAACCCGGATGCCATCGAAGCTGCGCTCGCTCATAAAGTTGGGAACACGACACGAGCTACGTACAACCGTGGCACTTATTGGAGCGAGCGCGTTGAAATGATGCAGTGGTGGAGCGACTGGCTCGACGAACTCAGAGCAAAAGGGGCCTGA
- a CDS encoding GlsB/YeaQ/YmgE family stress response membrane protein: protein MFNIIGAIISGLIVGVLARFVYPGTIQMGWIATILLGIGGSLVAGLVTSRGRTEFHRAGCLASILGAIVLIFVGRHLHIGFN, encoded by the coding sequence ATGTTCAACATCATCGGCGCCATCATCAGCGGACTTATCGTCGGTGTGCTGGCGCGATTCGTCTATCCGGGCACAATCCAAATGGGCTGGATCGCCACGATCCTGCTGGGCATCGGCGGCTCGCTGGTGGCCGGACTCGTCACCAGTCGTGGTCGCACCGAATTTCATCGCGCCGGTTGCCTTGCCTCGATCCTGGGCGCGATCGTGCTGATCTTCGTAGGCCGACATCTGCATATCGGCTTCAATTGA
- a CDS encoding ribonucleoside-diphosphate reductase subunit alpha, translated as MDKTDTATDTLVADALGNAMKAAGAAAAEKIDSKTVRPRRFNVVVDESRDALLTAFGKETLEDRYLLPGEKYQDLFARVADAYADDEAHAQRLYDYISKLWFMPATPVLSNGGTGRGLPISCYLNSVEDSLEGIVATWNENVWLASRGGGIGTYWGNVRGIGEPVGLNGKTSGIIPFVRVMDSLTLAISQGSLRRGSAACYIDVSHPEIEEFLEIRTTTGDFNRKALNLHHGVLLSDEFMEAVRDGTEFNLRSPKDQSIRKTVDARSLLQKLVEVRLRTGEPYFVFSDTVNRMMPKHQRDLGLKVSTSNLCSEITLPTGRDHLGNDRTAVCCLSSLNLETWEEWKGEKHVVEDIMRFLDNVLQDFIDRAPDEMARAKYSAARERSVGLGVMGFHSYLQKRGVAFESAMAKAINLQIFQHIAAKADEASLLLAHERGACPDAQDMGVMQRFSSKMAIAPTASISIICGGTSACIEPIPGNIYTHKTLSGSFSVKNPYLEKLLASKSKDSANVWNSILEKGGSVQHLDFLTQDEKDCFKTSFEIDQRWLLEFAGDRTPYIDQAQSLNLFIPADVDKWDLLMLHFQAWERGIKSLYYLRSKSVQRAGFAGSGGVEADNTAIAPKFEIGESTDYDECLACQ; from the coding sequence ATGGACAAGACCGATACCGCAACCGACACGCTGGTCGCCGATGCCCTAGGTAACGCGATGAAGGCCGCCGGTGCCGCCGCTGCCGAGAAGATCGATTCCAAGACCGTGCGTCCGCGCCGCTTCAACGTCGTCGTCGACGAGAGCCGCGATGCGCTGCTGACCGCGTTCGGCAAGGAAACGCTGGAAGATCGCTATCTGCTTCCCGGCGAGAAGTATCAGGACCTGTTCGCGCGCGTCGCCGATGCCTATGCCGATGACGAGGCGCATGCCCAGCGCCTGTACGACTATATCTCGAAGCTGTGGTTCATGCCGGCAACCCCGGTGCTGTCGAACGGCGGCACGGGCCGTGGTCTGCCGATCTCGTGCTATCTCAACTCGGTCGAGGACAGCCTTGAGGGCATCGTCGCCACCTGGAACGAGAACGTCTGGCTCGCCTCGCGCGGCGGCGGCATCGGTACCTACTGGGGCAACGTGCGCGGCATCGGTGAGCCGGTCGGCCTCAACGGCAAGACCAGCGGCATCATTCCCTTCGTGCGCGTGATGGATTCGCTGACGCTGGCGATCTCGCAGGGCTCGCTGCGTCGCGGTTCGGCGGCGTGCTACATCGACGTGTCGCACCCCGAGATCGAGGAATTCCTCGAAATCCGCACCACTACCGGTGACTTTAACCGCAAGGCGCTGAACCTGCACCACGGCGTGCTGCTGTCGGACGAGTTCATGGAAGCGGTGCGCGACGGCACCGAATTCAATCTGCGCAGCCCCAAGGACCAGTCGATTCGCAAGACGGTGGACGCGCGTTCGCTGCTCCAGAAGCTGGTCGAAGTGCGCCTGCGCACCGGCGAGCCCTACTTCGTGTTCTCCGACACCGTGAACCGCATGATGCCCAAGCACCAGCGCGATCTCGGCCTCAAGGTCTCCACCTCGAACCTGTGCTCGGAAATCACGCTGCCCACCGGCCGCGATCACCTGGGCAACGACCGTACCGCCGTGTGCTGCCTCTCCTCGCTCAACCTGGAGACCTGGGAAGAGTGGAAGGGCGAGAAGCATGTGGTGGAGGACATCATGCGCTTCCTCGACAACGTGCTGCAGGACTTCATCGACCGCGCGCCGGACGAGATGGCCCGTGCCAAGTACTCGGCTGCGCGCGAGCGTTCGGTGGGTCTGGGCGTGATGGGCTTCCACTCGTACCTGCAGAAGCGCGGCGTCGCGTTCGAGAGCGCGATGGCCAAGGCGATCAACCTGCAGATCTTCCAGCACATCGCCGCCAAGGCGGACGAGGCCTCGCTGCTGCTGGCGCACGAGCGCGGCGCGTGCCCCGATGCGCAGGACATGGGCGTGATGCAGCGCTTCTCCAGCAAGATGGCGATCGCGCCCACCGCGTCGATCTCGATCATCTGCGGCGGCACCTCGGCCTGCATCGAGCCGATTCCGGGCAACATCTATACCCACAAGACGCTCTCGGGCTCGTTCTCGGTGAAGAACCCGTATCTCGAAAAGCTGCTGGCCTCGAAGTCGAAGGATTCCGCCAATGTGTGGAACTCGATCCTCGAAAAGGGCGGTTCGGTCCAGCACCTCGACTTCCTGACGCAGGACGAGAAGGACTGCTTCAAGACCAGCTTCGAGATCGACCAGCGCTGGCTGCTCGAATTCGCGGGCGATCGCACGCCCTACATCGATCAGGCGCAGTCGCTGAACCTGTTCATCCCGGCAGACGTGGACAAGTGGGACCTGCTGATGCTGCACTTCCAGGCGTGGGAGCGGGGTATCAAGTCACTGTATTACCTGCGCTCGAAGTCGGTGCAGCGTGCAGGCTTCGCAGGGTCCGGCGGCGTCGAGGCGGACAACACCGCCATCGCCCCCAAGTTCGAGATCGGCGAGAGCACCGACTACGACGAGTGCCTTGCCTGCCAGTAA
- a CDS encoding DUF2171 domain-containing protein produces the protein MAGIDEQHSWWTSAGTIRRGMTVLDPDAVPLGTVDHVEGEEIHLADTPNDDARSFILASQVDGIDGDTVLLSRRGDATFGEGALP, from the coding sequence ATGGCCGGAATCGACGAACAGCACAGCTGGTGGACCTCTGCCGGAACCATCCGGCGCGGCATGACCGTGCTCGATCCGGACGCAGTGCCTCTCGGCACGGTCGATCATGTGGAGGGCGAGGAAATCCATCTCGCGGATACGCCGAACGACGATGCGCGCAGCTTCATTCTGGCCTCGCAGGTCGATGGCATCGACGGCGACACGGTGTTGCTGTCCCGCCGGGGGGATGCGACCTTCGGCGAAGGCGCGCTTCCCTGA
- a CDS encoding ribonucleotide-diphosphate reductase subunit beta, with the protein MSLLEARKTYKPFEYPWAYDYWKIQQQLHWLPEEVPLGEDCRDWAQKISEHERNLLTQIFRFFTQADVEVQDCYHDKYARVFKPTEIKMMLTAFSNMETVHIAAYSHLLDTIGMPESEYGAFLEYAELKDKHDYMHTFGVDSDEDIARTLAMFGGFTEGLQLFASFAMLMNFPRFNKMKGMGQIVSWSVRDETLHCEGIIKMFHTFVKERGCLTKSVKQDIIDCCMTTVRLEDNFIDLAFELGPVPGMSAKDIKRYIRFIADWRLGQLGLPPVYLIEEHPLPWLTPLLNGVEHANFFETRATEYSKGATRGDWNTVWANFDSRRKAKLGETAANVEGGEPGLFGTTEAAE; encoded by the coding sequence ATGTCCCTTCTCGAAGCCCGCAAGACCTACAAGCCTTTCGAGTACCCCTGGGCCTACGACTACTGGAAGATCCAGCAGCAGCTGCACTGGCTGCCCGAGGAAGTGCCGCTGGGCGAGGACTGCCGCGACTGGGCGCAGAAGATTTCCGAGCATGAGCGCAACCTGCTGACGCAGATCTTCCGCTTCTTCACGCAGGCCGACGTCGAGGTGCAGGATTGCTACCACGACAAGTATGCGCGCGTGTTCAAGCCGACCGAGATCAAGATGATGCTCACCGCCTTCTCCAACATGGAGACGGTGCACATCGCGGCCTATTCACACCTGCTCGACACCATCGGCATGCCCGAGAGCGAATACGGCGCCTTCCTCGAATATGCCGAGCTGAAGGACAAGCATGACTACATGCACACCTTCGGAGTCGATTCGGACGAGGATATCGCCCGTACGCTGGCGATGTTCGGCGGCTTCACCGAGGGACTTCAGCTGTTCGCCAGCTTCGCGATGCTGATGAACTTCCCGCGCTTCAACAAGATGAAGGGCATGGGGCAGATCGTCTCGTGGTCGGTCCGCGACGAGACGCTGCACTGCGAGGGCATCATCAAGATGTTCCATACTTTCGTGAAGGAGCGCGGCTGCCTCACCAAGTCGGTCAAGCAGGATATCATCGACTGCTGCATGACCACCGTGCGTCTTGAGGACAACTTCATCGACCTGGCCTTTGAACTCGGCCCGGTGCCGGGGATGAGCGCCAAGGACATCAAGCGCTACATCCGCTTCATCGCCGACTGGCGCCTTGGCCAGCTGGGCCTGCCGCCGGTCTACCTGATCGAGGAGCATCCGCTGCCCTGGCTGACGCCGCTGCTCAACGGCGTGGAGCACGCCAACTTCTTCGAGACGCGCGCGACCGAATACTCGAAGGGCGCGACGCGCGGTGACTGGAACACCGTCTGGGCGAACTTCGATTCGCGCCGCAAGGCCAAGTTGGGCGAGACCGCCGCGAACGTCGAAGGCGGCGAGCCGGGCCTGTTCGGGACGACCGAAGCGGCAGAGTGA